Proteins from a genomic interval of Patescibacteria group bacterium:
- a CDS encoding VCBS repeat-containing protein: VNVASGDIDGDGISEIITGAGKGGGPHIRVFDIDGNLMFQFFAYDKNFRGGVNVAVGDIDGDGISEIITGAGKGGGPHIRIFDRFGRVLSQFFAYDKNFRGGVNVAVGDIDGDGISEIITGAGKGGGPHIRVFNASGFVKYQFFAYDKEDHHGINVAVGDIDNDGKYEIIASPKKGGGNLVKIFNKQGALVESLNVFSNHFDEGINIAIMSVE, encoded by the coding sequence GTGAATGTCGCATCGGGAGACATTGACGGCGACGGCATAAGCGAAATAATAACAGGCGCTGGAAAAGGAGGCGGTCCGCATATCAGAGTGTTTGATATTGACGGGAATTTAATGTTTCAATTTTTTGCTTATGACAAAAATTTTCGCGGAGGCGTGAATGTCGCAGTGGGAGACATTGACGGCGACGGCATAAGCGAAATAATAACAGGCGCTGGAAAAGGAGGCGGTCCGCACATACGAATATTTGATCGTTTTGGAAGAGTGCTTTCGCAATTTTTTGCTTATGACAAAAATTTTCGCGGAGGCGTGAATGTCGCAGTGGGAGACATTGACGGCGACGGCATAAGCGAAATAATAACAGGCGCTGGAAAAGGAGGCGGTCCGCATATCAGGGTATTCAATGCGAGCGGATTTGTAAAATATCAATTTTTTGCTTATGATAAAGAAGATCATCATGGAATTAATGTCGCAGTTGGAGATATTGATAATGACGGCAAGTATGAAATTATTGCGTCGCCCAAAAAAGGAGGAGGAAATTTAGTAAAAATTTTTAATAAACAAGGAGCTTTAGTAGAAAGTTTGAATGTTTTTTCTAATCATTTTGACGAAGGCATTAACATTGCTATAATGAGCGTGGAATAA
- a CDS encoding NAD-dependent epimerase/dehydratase family protein, whose product MAVKQIFDHKNILVVGGAGFIGSHICERLVKKNKIICVDNLLTGSEKNIDFLLRNANFEFVNHDINQPIVLEDLPGLEKFKVRWQGVQEIYYLACPASPNRFNELGTEVLLSNSLGLKIALDLAVKYKAKFLFLSSSVIYGKSVSGEEIDENYMGIVDPLGHNNCYVEGKRFAESLVDNYRKRYTLDAKIARVFTTYGPRMQLTDGRLISDFVSRAMENKDIVIEGDQNIKNSFCYVDDLIEGVFKIMKSEEKKPINLGSQEILPIIEIAKKVISSMESKSQIVFKQPDKDKSASHIPNIAYAKEYLGWEPVVLLDAGLKKTLDYLKASKSLLGFSDSGTRT is encoded by the coding sequence ATGGCAGTTAAACAAATTTTTGATCACAAAAACATTTTAGTGGTTGGAGGGGCCGGATTTATTGGTTCGCATATATGCGAGCGTTTAGTAAAAAAGAACAAGATTATATGCGTTGACAATCTTTTAACAGGCAGTGAGAAAAATATTGATTTTTTGTTAAGAAACGCGAATTTTGAATTTGTAAATCACGACATTAATCAGCCAATAGTATTAGAAGATTTGCCTGGACTAGAAAAATTCAAGGTTCGCTGGCAAGGCGTGCAAGAAATTTATTATTTGGCTTGTCCTGCTTCGCCAAACAGATTTAATGAATTAGGAACAGAAGTATTACTGTCTAATTCTTTAGGACTGAAAATAGCTTTAGATTTGGCAGTTAAATATAAAGCTAAATTTTTATTTTTATCAAGTTCTGTTATTTATGGAAAATCTGTTTCAGGCGAAGAAATAGATGAAAATTATATGGGGATTGTTGATCCTTTAGGGCATAATAATTGTTATGTTGAAGGCAAAAGGTTTGCTGAAAGTTTAGTTGATAATTATAGAAAAAGGTATACTTTGGACGCGAAAATAGCAAGAGTTTTTACAACTTATGGTCCTCGTATGCAATTAACGGACGGAAGATTAATATCAGATTTTGTTTCGCGCGCTATGGAAAATAAAGATATCGTGATAGAGGGCGACCAAAACATAAAAAATTCTTTTTGTTATGTTGATGATTTGATAGAAGGTGTTTTTAAAATAATGAAATCAGAAGAAAAAAAGCCGATTAATTTAGGTAGCCAGGAAATTTTGCCAATAATAGAAATAGCAAAAAAAGTTATATCAAGTATGGAATCTAAATCTCAAATTGTTTTTAAGCAGCCAGATAAAGACAAGTCAGCTTCACACATTCCAAATATAGCTTACGCGAAAGAATATTTAGGATGGGAGCCGGTCGTGCTTTTAGACGCTGGTTTGAAAAAAACGCTTGATTATTTAAAAGCAAGCAAGTCTTTGCTTGGCTTCAGCGACAGTGGCACGAGAACATAA
- a CDS encoding Bro-N domain-containing protein has product MDVCSVLTGSADSGAYWRKLKQRLKEEGSEVVTFCHGLKLEANDGKKYTTDCANTEGMFRIIQSIPSPKAEPLKRWLAKVGY; this is encoded by the coding sequence GTGGATGTTTGTAGTGTACTAACAGGAAGCGCGGATTCTGGCGCATATTGGAGAAAATTAAAACAGAGATTAAAGGAAGAGGGAAGCGAGGTCGTGACATTTTGTCACGGACTGAAATTAGAGGCTAATGATGGTAAAAAATACACAACTGACTGCGCTAATACTGAAGGTATGTTTCGTATAATTCAGTCAATTCCTTCACCCAAAGCTGAACCTTTAAAACGTTGGCTGGCTAAAGTCGGTTATTAG